A single window of Bacteroides intestinalis DSM 17393 DNA harbors:
- a CDS encoding DNA topoisomerase 3 gives MIVCIAEKPSVARDIADVLGAKDRRDGYIEGNGYQVTWTFGHLCTLKEPHEYTPNWKSWSLGSLPMIPPRFGIKLISNPTYEKQFHTIETLMQKADMIINCGDAGQEGELIQRWVMQKAGARCPVKRLWISSLTEEAIREGFAKLKDQKEFQPLYEAGLSRAIGDWLLGMNATRLYTMKYGQNKQVLSIGRVQTPTLALIVNRQLEIENFVPKQYWELKTVYRDTTFSAIIRKSEEELVLEAEKNKEAIAAGKKPKKEEENRGIDPIANQEQGMALLEQIRNSPFMITDVTKKEGKEAPPRLFDLTSLQVECNKKFAYSADETLKIIQSLYEKKVATYPRVDTTFLSDDIYPKCPGILKGLRDYATFTTPLDGTTLLKSKKVFDNSKVTDHHAIIPTGQYSQNLTDMERRVFDLIARRFIAVFYPDCRFATTTVLGVVEEIEFKTTGKQILEPGWRVIFGTPGAQSQEEKDPGDEENVLPAFVKGESGPHVPDLYEKWTQPPRPYTEATLLRAMETAGKLVDNDELRDALKENGIGRPSTRAAIIETLFKRNYIRKEKKNLIATPTGVELIQIIHEELLKSAELTGIWEKKLREIEKKTYDAAQFLEELKQMVSEVVMSVLSDNSNRHITIVQAVEEVSGGSKKRGGKAVKEKDAAKPKRQSKPRKKVVETNAAGTSQIQSIEGQTCPLCGKGTIIKGKTAYGCSEWKNGCTFRKPFE, from the coding sequence ATGATAGTTTGTATTGCCGAAAAGCCCTCTGTGGCGCGTGACATAGCTGATGTATTAGGAGCGAAAGATAGAAGAGACGGCTATATCGAAGGAAACGGATACCAGGTGACCTGGACATTCGGTCACCTCTGTACACTCAAGGAACCGCACGAATATACCCCGAACTGGAAATCATGGAGCTTGGGAAGCTTGCCCATGATACCACCGCGTTTCGGAATAAAACTGATCAGTAACCCTACTTATGAAAAGCAATTCCATACGATAGAGACTCTTATGCAGAAAGCCGACATGATCATAAACTGTGGTGATGCCGGGCAGGAAGGAGAGTTAATTCAGCGTTGGGTGATGCAGAAAGCCGGTGCACGTTGTCCGGTAAAGCGTTTGTGGATTTCATCCTTGACGGAAGAAGCCATTCGGGAGGGTTTTGCCAAATTGAAAGATCAGAAAGAGTTCCAACCGCTTTATGAGGCAGGATTAAGTCGCGCAATAGGCGACTGGTTATTGGGAATGAATGCCACACGTCTTTATACTATGAAGTATGGGCAGAATAAGCAGGTACTTTCTATTGGTCGTGTGCAGACACCTACATTGGCACTGATTGTAAACCGACAGTTGGAAATAGAGAACTTTGTGCCCAAGCAATATTGGGAATTGAAGACAGTGTATCGGGATACGACATTCTCTGCTATCATCAGGAAGAGCGAAGAAGAATTGGTTCTGGAAGCTGAAAAGAACAAGGAGGCAATTGCTGCCGGGAAGAAACCCAAAAAGGAAGAAGAGAATAGAGGTATTGATCCTATTGCCAACCAGGAACAGGGTATGGCACTGCTGGAACAGATCAGGAATTCTCCTTTTATGATTACGGATGTAACCAAGAAGGAAGGAAAAGAAGCTCCCCCCCGTTTGTTTGACTTGACTTCCTTACAGGTGGAATGTAATAAGAAGTTTGCTTATTCTGCCGATGAGACATTGAAAATCATCCAGTCATTATATGAAAAGAAAGTGGCTACCTATCCTCGTGTAGATACCACCTTTCTGAGTGATGACATTTATCCGAAATGTCCGGGTATCTTGAAGGGTTTGCGTGATTATGCAACATTTACAACACCTTTGGATGGGACCACTTTATTGAAGTCAAAGAAGGTATTCGATAATTCAAAGGTAACAGATCACCATGCCATTATTCCTACCGGGCAATATTCGCAGAACCTGACAGACATGGAGCGCCGTGTATTCGACTTGATAGCCCGTCGATTCATAGCTGTATTCTATCCCGATTGTAGGTTCGCTACTACTACCGTACTGGGCGTAGTGGAAGAAATAGAATTCAAGACTACCGGAAAACAGATTTTGGAACCTGGTTGGAGAGTTATATTCGGAACTCCGGGTGCACAGTCACAGGAAGAAAAAGATCCGGGAGATGAAGAAAATGTATTGCCGGCTTTTGTGAAAGGTGAAAGTGGTCCTCATGTACCCGATTTATATGAGAAATGGACACAACCTCCCCGTCCTTATACTGAAGCTACTTTACTGCGTGCTATGGAAACAGCGGGTAAGTTGGTGGATAACGATGAATTGAGGGATGCATTGAAAGAGAATGGAATCGGTCGTCCGTCTACGCGTGCCGCTATTATTGAGACTTTATTTAAACGTAATTATATCCGCAAAGAGAAGAAGAACCTGATAGCTACACCTACAGGAGTCGAGCTTATCCAGATTATCCATGAAGAGTTATTGAAATCTGCCGAACTAACGGGTATTTGGGAAAAGAAACTTCGTGAGATTGAGAAAAAGACCTATGATGCTGCACAATTTCTTGAGGAATTGAAACAGATGGTTTCTGAGGTTGTGATGAGTGTGCTTTCAGATAATAGCAATCGTCATATTACTATTGTGCAGGCGGTGGAGGAAGTATCCGGTGGTAGTAAGAAGCGGGGTGGAAAGGCGGTAAAAGAGAAAGATGCTGCCAAGCCTAAACGCCAAAGTAAACCGCGCAAGAAGGTTGTGGAAACAAATGCTGCTGGCACTTCTCAAATACAATCTATTGAGGGACAAACTTGCCCATTGTGTGGCAAAGGAACCATAATCAAGGGGAAAACGGCTTATGGTTGCTCGGAGTGGAAGAACGGATGTACTTTCCGTAAACCATTTGAATAA
- a CDS encoding DUF6078 family protein translates to MEKESFDYSKVPHNFGLCAAADCPHADTCLRRIAYTHTPASVTFPPTLNPKTIEAMAGKCEYYRSNQKVRYAKGFVRTTEALAVSASGTFRYGLIGNWGIRRYYQKRKGETLLSPAEQQKVMALARKLGLQQEEYFDSYVEEYNW, encoded by the coding sequence ATGGAAAAAGAATCATTCGATTATTCAAAAGTTCCCCATAACTTTGGTCTGTGCGCAGCAGCAGATTGCCCTCATGCCGACACTTGCCTACGCCGGATTGCATACACTCATACACCGGCAAGCGTTACTTTTCCGCCTACACTGAACCCGAAAACAATTGAAGCCATGGCAGGGAAATGCGAATATTACCGTTCCAACCAAAAAGTGCGCTATGCCAAAGGTTTTGTCCGCACCACGGAAGCATTGGCTGTCAGTGCGTCAGGAACATTCCGCTACGGGCTGATTGGCAACTGGGGAATCAGACGATATTATCAGAAACGGAAAGGAGAAACTTTACTCTCGCCTGCCGAACAACAAAAAGTGATGGCACTGGCCAGGAAGTTGGGCTTACAACAGGAAGAGTATTTCGATAGCTATGTAGAAGAATACAACTGGTAG
- a CDS encoding glycosyl hydrolase family 28-related protein → MKKLLLLFISALLAVSVQAQSSDKPGNWKLIVSDEYPADDVGVATYDVVADFGADPTGVKDSWSIFQTALNKLGENRRGGVLFVPAGRYRITGKLYIPTGVTLRGEWKRPTKGVAIQGTILMVDNAGGDELESKSFITMEPSTALTYLSIWYPHQNPDHIKPYPPTVLYGRDGVWGNEYCNVRHVTLVNSYSGIILSRKNGGGCPNIYDVYGTPLSRGIEIDNIADVGRFEQIYFSPDYWAGSGLEGAPKAGSAFTDWIYQNGVGITMRRNDWSYTCFVDVEGYNCGFKTGNSMSGDGNPNGHNYSFHLKDCQTGIHVDGSSSSGIMFTRVEMENCENGIVVSSADGPVQLYGCEISARENAVLMESGSSSRLMMEQCTVKGGAVNSMSGDFVASDCDFNNTTPQVFIGSDARCILKGNRFAKKADVQNNSLFECHIDHTALTERSKLPEFPDLRVPETKPARVVLYNVLDFGIEPFVVPFNSSTNTQSIQNAIRNGLNSAKDATAAIQSALDKAKADGGGIVYLPGGRYKMLGTLTVPTGVELRGAADFGSIPRGHGTIFEVYAGKGQPSGESFLKLEAGSGVRGISINYPEQLSSMLPAMAQYPYTIQGKGKDIYIVNVGIRAAWNGLDLFSNKCDNHYVDYLAGHAFKNVIRIGGGSQGGMVNNMQFNTIVYACGAETKFGSWSNNADADNGKAYDQNMKELRFITVEDCTDEILYNDFHYGGYEGIVFDKSGAGRAASGKALGLGIDGSMNSAMFNALGSAGFPLVNTQLVALEAKSTAFPDTRYITLGETFTGNAEFYGIDLWGGPKHSTVINNGNLVLNLANFSTTGNVYHFYLPKSTGKARMHNAVVNMKSDASIANSSHEKQAFVGASVLDVESWRIKLMGEWDCNLTLTPVFEATDALLSRTKWSITANVNNGNARNAIDNNVSTRWDTGQSQKAGQMVTVNMNAANKLNRIILDSSKSPGDGPAGYELYVKNGANADWKLVAEGKNGTSVLIIGFPEETATHFKIIQTGTKGGYWSIHELYAALVDDTPTSISPEVIESAGEIYYYDGRLAWSGLKSDVDNQVEIIDLSGRRILSQQVNTNSLQLSGMQGGFYIVVVSDGTNVLRKKLFFKD, encoded by the coding sequence ATGAAAAAATTATTACTTCTTTTTATCTCAGCTTTATTAGCTGTAAGTGTGCAGGCACAATCGAGTGATAAGCCTGGTAACTGGAAACTGATTGTGTCGGATGAATATCCGGCGGATGACGTCGGTGTGGCAACGTATGACGTTGTAGCTGACTTTGGAGCAGATCCTACCGGAGTGAAAGACTCGTGGAGTATTTTCCAAACAGCACTTAATAAACTCGGTGAGAACAGGCGTGGCGGTGTGCTTTTTGTTCCTGCCGGCCGTTATCGTATTACCGGAAAACTTTATATTCCTACAGGTGTGACGCTGCGTGGCGAATGGAAACGGCCGACCAAAGGAGTAGCCATACAGGGAACCATTCTGATGGTAGACAATGCCGGGGGAGATGAACTTGAGTCGAAATCTTTCATTACCATGGAGCCTTCCACTGCCTTGACCTATCTTTCCATTTGGTACCCACACCAGAATCCGGATCATATAAAGCCCTATCCGCCGACAGTGCTTTATGGCCGTGATGGTGTGTGGGGTAATGAATATTGTAATGTCCGTCATGTAACATTGGTGAATTCTTACAGCGGCATTATCCTTTCCAGAAAGAACGGTGGCGGTTGCCCTAATATCTATGATGTATATGGAACCCCACTGAGTCGTGGTATTGAGATTGATAACATAGCTGACGTCGGTCGTTTTGAGCAGATATACTTTTCTCCTGATTATTGGGCAGGTTCAGGGCTTGAAGGGGCACCGAAAGCAGGTTCCGCTTTCACAGATTGGATCTATCAAAATGGGGTAGGTATAACAATGCGTCGTAATGACTGGTCTTACACCTGTTTCGTCGATGTCGAAGGATATAATTGTGGTTTTAAGACCGGAAATAGCATGTCCGGTGACGGCAATCCGAACGGTCATAATTACAGCTTTCATCTGAAAGACTGCCAGACTGGTATTCATGTTGATGGCAGTTCTTCCTCCGGTATTATGTTTACTCGCGTAGAGATGGAGAATTGTGAAAATGGTATCGTTGTATCTTCTGCCGACGGACCTGTTCAGCTTTACGGATGTGAAATATCCGCTCGTGAGAATGCTGTACTTATGGAATCCGGTTCTTCTTCTCGCTTGATGATGGAGCAATGTACTGTAAAAGGGGGAGCGGTGAATAGTATGTCAGGTGATTTTGTCGCTTCAGATTGTGACTTCAATAATACTACTCCGCAAGTTTTCATAGGTTCGGATGCACGTTGCATTCTTAAGGGTAACCGCTTCGCAAAGAAAGCAGATGTTCAAAACAATTCGCTGTTTGAATGTCATATAGATCACACAGCTCTGACAGAGAGGAGCAAGCTGCCGGAATTTCCTGACTTGCGTGTGCCTGAAACAAAACCTGCCCGTGTGGTGCTTTATAATGTCCTCGATTTCGGTATTGAACCTTTCGTTGTGCCTTTCAATTCTTCTACGAATACGCAGAGTATCCAAAATGCGATCCGCAATGGCCTTAACAGTGCGAAGGATGCTACTGCAGCTATACAAAGTGCCCTGGATAAAGCCAAAGCTGATGGGGGTGGTATTGTCTATCTTCCCGGCGGGCGGTATAAGATGCTCGGGACTCTTACTGTGCCTACCGGAGTAGAACTACGTGGTGCAGCCGATTTCGGGAGTATTCCCCGTGGGCACGGAACCATTTTTGAGGTATATGCCGGTAAAGGACAGCCTTCTGGAGAATCATTCTTGAAACTTGAAGCCGGTAGTGGTGTTCGTGGAATATCCATTAATTATCCTGAACAACTCTCTTCCATGTTGCCTGCGATGGCACAGTATCCGTACACCATTCAGGGGAAGGGGAAAGATATCTATATTGTCAACGTCGGCATACGTGCAGCTTGGAACGGACTGGATTTGTTCAGTAACAAGTGCGATAACCACTATGTGGACTATCTGGCAGGACATGCTTTCAAGAATGTGATTCGTATAGGCGGAGGTTCGCAAGGCGGTATGGTTAATAACATGCAGTTCAATACCATTGTCTATGCTTGTGGTGCTGAAACAAAATTTGGATCTTGGTCTAATAATGCCGATGCTGATAATGGCAAGGCATACGATCAGAATATGAAGGAACTTCGTTTTATTACGGTGGAAGACTGTACGGATGAGATTCTTTACAATGATTTCCATTACGGAGGATACGAGGGTATTGTGTTCGATAAGTCCGGTGCAGGCAGGGCTGCTTCTGGAAAGGCACTTGGGCTTGGTATAGACGGTTCGATGAATTCTGCCATGTTCAATGCGCTGGGCAGTGCAGGTTTTCCGCTGGTGAATACGCAGTTAGTTGCCCTTGAAGCAAAGAGTACTGCTTTTCCTGATACCCGTTACATTACTTTGGGTGAAACATTTACAGGAAATGCTGAGTTTTATGGCATAGACCTTTGGGGAGGACCCAAACATTCGACTGTTATTAATAATGGGAACTTGGTATTGAATCTGGCCAATTTTTCGACTACCGGTAACGTTTATCATTTCTATTTGCCTAAATCAACCGGAAAGGCCAGGATGCACAATGCAGTAGTAAATATGAAGTCTGACGCCAGTATTGCTAATTCAAGTCATGAGAAGCAGGCATTTGTCGGTGCCAGTGTCCTCGACGTAGAATCGTGGAGGATTAAGTTGATGGGTGAATGGGATTGCAATCTCACGCTTACCCCCGTTTTTGAGGCTACCGATGCCTTGTTGAGCCGTACTAAGTGGAGTATTACCGCCAATGTGAACAATGGAAACGCCCGTAATGCCATTGACAATAATGTATCCACGCGATGGGATACAGGACAGTCACAAAAAGCTGGTCAGATGGTTACTGTGAATATGAATGCAGCCAATAAGCTGAACAGAATAATTTTGGATTCTTCAAAAAGTCCCGGTGACGGTCCTGCCGGTTACGAACTGTATGTGAAGAATGGCGCTAACGCTGACTGGAAACTTGTAGCCGAAGGGAAAAACGGTACTTCCGTCCTGATTATCGGTTTCCCGGAAGAGACAGCAACACATTTCAAAATTATCCAGACCGGGACGAAGGGCGGATATTGGTCTATCCACGAGCTCTATGCGGCATTGGTGGACGATACTCCTACAAGTATATCACCTGAGGTCATAGAATCAGCCGGAGAGATTTATTATTATGACGGTCGGTTGGCTTGGAGTGGATTGAAGAGCGATGTAGACAATCAAGTTGAAATCATTGATTTGTCGGGACGACGCATATTATCACAGCAAGTGAATACTAATTCCTTGCAATTATCCGGCATGCAAGGCGGGTTCTATATTGTGGTGGTCAGTGATGGCACGAATGTGTTGCGGAAGAAACTGTTCTTTAAAGATTGA
- the scpA gene encoding methylmalonyl-CoA mutase, which translates to MRKDFKNLDIYAAFKPANGAEWQKANGIHADWKTPEHIEVKPVYTKEDLEGMEHLGYAAGLPPYLRGPYSVMYTLRPWTIRQYAGFSTAEESNAFYRRNLASGQKGLSVAFDLATHRGYDPDHERVVGDVGKAGVSICSLENMKVLFDGIPLNKMSVSMTMNGAVLPILAFYINAGLEQGAKLEEMAGTIQNDILKEFMVRNTYIYPPAFSMKIISDIFEYTSQKMPKFNSISISGYHMQEAGATADIELAYTLADGLEYLRAGVAAGIDIDAFAPRLSFFWAIGTNHFMEIAKMRAARMLWAKIVKQFNPKNPKSLALRTHSQTSGWSLTEQDPFNNVGRTCIEAMAAALGHTQSLHTNALDEAIALPTDFSARIARNTQIYIQEETYICKNVDPWGGSYYVESLTNELAHKAWELIQEVEKLGGMAKAIETGIPKMRIEEAAARTQARIDSGSQTIVGVNKYRLEKEAPIDILEIDNTAVRLEQIENLKRLKEGRNEAEVQKALEAITKCVETKEGNLLELAVEAARVRATLGEISYACEKIVGRYKAVIRTISGVYSSESKNDSDFKRACELAEKFAKKEGRQPRIMVAKMGQDGHDRGAKVVATGYADCGFDVDMGPLFQTPAEAAREAVENDVHVVGVSSLAAGHKTLVPQIIDELKKLGREDIIVIAGGVIPAQDYDFLYKAGVAAIFGPGTPVAKAACQILEILMDEE; encoded by the coding sequence ATGAGAAAAGATTTTAAAAACTTAGATATATATGCCGCATTCAAGCCCGCTAACGGTGCTGAGTGGCAAAAGGCTAACGGCATCCATGCTGATTGGAAAACGCCGGAACACATTGAAGTGAAGCCTGTTTATACAAAAGAAGACCTGGAAGGTATGGAACATTTGGGCTATGCTGCCGGTCTGCCTCCTTATCTGCGCGGTCCGTACTCAGTGATGTACACACTACGCCCTTGGACAATCCGTCAGTATGCCGGATTCTCTACAGCTGAAGAATCAAATGCATTCTACCGTCGTAATCTGGCTTCCGGACAGAAAGGTTTGTCTGTAGCCTTCGACTTGGCTACACATCGCGGCTACGACCCTGACCATGAACGTGTGGTAGGTGATGTGGGCAAGGCCGGTGTATCTATCTGCTCACTGGAGAATATGAAGGTTCTTTTCGATGGTATTCCTTTGAACAAGATGTCTGTGTCCATGACTATGAATGGTGCTGTTCTTCCAATTCTGGCATTCTATATCAATGCCGGTCTGGAACAAGGTGCTAAATTGGAAGAAATGGCAGGTACTATCCAGAATGACATCCTGAAAGAATTCATGGTGCGTAATACTTATATTTATCCGCCTGCATTCTCCATGAAGATCATATCCGATATTTTCGAATATACTTCTCAGAAGATGCCGAAGTTCAACTCTATCTCTATCTCCGGTTACCACATGCAGGAAGCGGGAGCTACGGCAGACATTGAGTTGGCTTATACGTTGGCCGACGGTCTTGAATACCTTCGTGCCGGTGTTGCCGCAGGCATAGATATCGATGCTTTTGCTCCGCGTTTGTCTTTCTTCTGGGCTATCGGTACCAATCACTTTATGGAAATTGCCAAGATGCGTGCGGCTCGTATGCTTTGGGCAAAGATCGTGAAACAGTTCAATCCGAAGAATCCGAAATCACTGGCTTTGCGTACGCACTCCCAGACTTCCGGTTGGTCGTTGACTGAACAAGATCCGTTCAATAATGTAGGCCGTACTTGTATCGAGGCTATGGCTGCAGCTTTGGGACATACCCAGTCTCTGCATACCAATGCTCTTGATGAGGCTATCGCATTGCCGACAGACTTCTCTGCCCGTATTGCCCGTAATACTCAGATTTATATCCAGGAAGAAACTTATATCTGTAAGAACGTTGACCCATGGGGAGGTTCTTATTATGTAGAGTCTCTGACAAACGAACTGGCTCACAAGGCTTGGGAGCTTATTCAGGAAGTAGAAAAACTGGGTGGTATGGCAAAGGCTATCGAAACCGGTATTCCTAAGATGCGTATCGAAGAAGCTGCTGCGCGTACACAGGCTCGTATCGACTCCGGTTCTCAGACTATCGTTGGTGTGAATAAATATCGTCTGGAGAAAGAAGCTCCGATTGATATCCTCGAAATCGACAATACGGCTGTTCGTCTGGAACAGATTGAAAACCTGAAACGCTTGAAAGAAGGAAGAAACGAGGCTGAAGTACAGAAAGCATTGGAAGCTATTACCAAATGCGTGGAAACCAAGGAAGGCAATTTACTGGAACTGGCAGTAGAAGCTGCCCGTGTTCGCGCTACATTGGGAGAAATCTCATATGCTTGCGAAAAGATTGTAGGACGTTATAAAGCAGTAATCAGAACTATATCAGGCGTGTATTCATCAGAAAGTAAGAATGACAGCGACTTCAAGCGTGCTTGCGAATTGGCCGAGAAGTTTGCGAAGAAAGAGGGACGTCAGCCCCGTATTATGGTTGCCAAAATGGGTCAGGACGGTCACGACCGTGGCGCTAAAGTAGTTGCGACCGGATATGCCGACTGTGGTTTCGACGTGGATATGGGACCGTTGTTCCAGACTCCTGCCGAAGCCGCCCGCGAAGCTGTTGAAAACGACGTTCATGTAGTGGGCGTATCTTCATTGGCTGCCGGACACAAGACGTTGGTTCCGCAGATCATTGACGAACTGAAGAAGCTGGGCCGTGAGGATATCATCGTAATTGCAGGTGGAGTGATTCCTGCACAGGACTATGATTTCTTGTATAAAGCCGGTGTGGCTGCTATCTTTGGTCCCGGAACTCCGGTTGCCAAAGCTGCTTGTCAGATTCTGGAAATCTTGATGGACGAAGAATAA
- the mutA gene encoding methylmalonyl-CoA mutase small subunit, translated as MADSKEKLFSDFAPTTTEQWMEKVTADLKGADFEKKLVWKTNEGFKVKPFYRMEDLKELKTTNALPGEFPYLRGTKKDNNEWLVRQEIKVECPKEANAKALDILNKGIDSLAFRVKAKELNAEYIETLLEGICAECVELNFYTCQGHVVALAELLVAYFQKKGYDLAKLQGSIGYDFFDKMLAKGKEKGDMVQTAKALIEATTALPKYRVLNVTALTLNNAGAYISQELGYALAWGNEYMNQLTEAGVPAALVAKKIKFNFGISSNYFLEIAKFRAARMLWANIVASYDADAQCAAKMHIHAETSTFNLTLFDAHVNLLRTQTEAMSAALAGVDSMTVTPFDKTYDAPNEFSERMARNQQLLLKEESHFDKVIDPAAGSYYIENLTVSIAKQAWELFLAVEEEGGFYAAVKAGTVQAAVNESNKARHKAVAQRREVLLGTNQFPNFNEKAGEKKPLEATCCCGGHDTCEKDVATLNFDRAASEFEALRLETEASGKRPKAFMLTIGNLAMRQARAQYSCNFLACAGYEVVDNLGFPTVEAGVEAAMAAKADIVVLCSSDDEYAEYAVPAFKALNGRAMFIVAGAPANMDELKAAGIENFIHVRVNVLETLKEYNAKLLK; from the coding sequence ATGGCAGACAGTAAAGAAAAACTCTTCTCGGACTTTGCTCCCACCACCACCGAACAGTGGATGGAGAAAGTAACAGCTGACCTGAAAGGCGCTGATTTTGAGAAGAAACTCGTTTGGAAAACAAACGAAGGATTCAAGGTAAAACCTTTCTACCGCATGGAAGACCTCAAAGAATTGAAAACGACGAATGCACTTCCCGGTGAATTCCCTTATCTCAGAGGTACCAAGAAAGACAACAACGAGTGGCTTGTTCGCCAGGAAATTAAAGTGGAATGCCCTAAGGAAGCCAATGCGAAAGCACTGGACATCCTGAATAAAGGTATCGATTCACTGGCTTTCCGTGTAAAGGCAAAAGAACTCAATGCCGAATACATCGAGACTTTGCTTGAGGGAATCTGCGCTGAGTGTGTAGAACTGAACTTCTATACTTGTCAGGGACACGTGGTAGCACTTGCAGAGCTTTTGGTGGCTTACTTCCAGAAGAAAGGTTACGACTTGGCGAAGTTGCAGGGTTCCATTGGTTATGATTTCTTCGACAAGATGCTGGCAAAAGGCAAAGAAAAGGGTGATATGGTGCAAACAGCCAAAGCTCTGATTGAAGCAACTACTGCTCTGCCGAAATACCGTGTACTGAATGTGACAGCTTTGACGCTGAACAATGCCGGAGCATACATTTCCCAGGAACTGGGCTATGCTCTTGCTTGGGGTAATGAATATATGAATCAACTGACAGAAGCAGGAGTTCCTGCTGCTCTTGTTGCCAAGAAGATTAAATTCAACTTTGGTATCAGCTCTAATTACTTCCTTGAGATTGCTAAGTTCCGTGCTGCCCGTATGTTGTGGGCAAACATCGTAGCTTCTTATGATGCCGATGCTCAATGTGCTGCCAAAATGCACATACATGCTGAGACTTCTACGTTCAACCTTACTTTATTTGATGCTCATGTAAACCTGTTGCGTACGCAGACAGAGGCTATGAGTGCTGCACTGGCAGGTGTGGATTCAATGACAGTAACTCCGTTCGATAAGACTTACGATGCTCCGAATGAATTTTCGGAACGTATGGCACGCAACCAGCAATTGTTGCTGAAAGAGGAGTCCCACTTCGATAAAGTGATTGACCCTGCTGCCGGTTCTTACTATATTGAAAATCTGACTGTGTCCATTGCTAAACAAGCTTGGGAACTTTTCCTGGCTGTTGAAGAGGAAGGTGGCTTTTATGCTGCTGTAAAAGCAGGTACGGTGCAGGCAGCTGTGAACGAAAGTAACAAGGCTCGTCATAAAGCTGTTGCTCAACGTCGCGAAGTGTTGCTGGGTACGAATCAGTTCCCGAACTTTAATGAGAAGGCAGGCGAGAAGAAACCATTGGAAGCTACTTGCTGCTGTGGTGGTCATGATACTTGTGAAAAAGATGTGGCTACACTCAACTTTGACCGTGCTGCCAGTGAATTCGAAGCATTACGCCTCGAAACAGAAGCTTCAGGCAAGCGTCCGAAAGCCTTTATGCTGACTATCGGTAATCTGGCTATGCGTCAGGCACGTGCTCAGTACTCTTGTAACTTCCTGGCTTGTGCCGGATATGAGGTTGTTGATAACCTGGGCTTCCCGACTGTAGAAGCTGGTGTGGAAGCTGCGATGGCTGCTAAGGCTGATATCGTGGTACTTTGTTCCAGTGATGATGAATATGCAGAATACGCTGTTCCGGCTTTCAAGGCTCTGAATGGTCGTGCTATGTTTATCGTAGCCGGTGCTCCTGCTAATATGGACGAGCTGAAAGCTGCCGGTATCGAGAACTTCATCCATGTTCGTGTCAACGTACTGGAAACATTAAAGGAATACAACGCTAAACTTTTGAAGTAA